From the Acaryochloris thomasi RCC1774 genome, one window contains:
- a CDS encoding M16 family metallopeptidase has product MNYRKPLRPKLLKRVLAFLTIPLLLLGLSFFTSPAAAKVTPKHYTDLTFSELPEIQLPDYQRVELDNGMIVYLMEDHELPLVSGRLMTRTGERLEPSEQTGLASIVGEVMRTGGTQTHDSDTLNQMLEQRAASVEVSIDKAFSNASFSTLSEDLTDVFGLFAEVLREPAFAQEKVDFAKKQRAGGIARRNDSPDSIGGREFRKLMYGDESPYARIQEYSTLANIERDDVLDFYKQYFHPNCMILGVVGDFDSAAMLELIKAKFGDWPMKPGAVVPEAPGASQAKASGIFLVDQPQLTQSTVQIGHVGGQLDDPDIFALFVMNEALNSFGGRLFNEVRSRQGLAYSVFAVWSARYDYPGLFVSGGQTRSETTAAFIKAVKAELNKVRQAPLTETEIQRAKDAILNSFVFNFDDPSDTLTRLMRYEYYGYPEDYIFRYQNAVKEMTAEKVQAAAQRHLQPDQLVTIVVGNAKAVQPALEELGPVTSVDVTIPPPPAAIPVPPVS; this is encoded by the coding sequence ATGAACTACCGTAAGCCATTGAGGCCCAAATTGCTGAAGAGAGTCCTAGCTTTTCTGACGATCCCGTTATTGTTACTGGGCCTGTCCTTTTTCACCAGTCCGGCAGCAGCAAAAGTGACGCCAAAGCACTATACCGACCTCACTTTTTCTGAGTTACCTGAGATTCAACTCCCAGATTATCAGCGGGTCGAGCTAGACAATGGCATGATTGTTTATCTCATGGAAGATCACGAACTTCCCCTCGTCAGTGGTCGATTGATGACTCGTACTGGCGAACGCTTAGAACCAAGCGAACAAACCGGTCTTGCCAGCATCGTGGGCGAAGTCATGCGGACAGGGGGAACGCAAACCCATGACTCTGACACGCTCAATCAGATGCTAGAGCAGCGGGCAGCATCGGTGGAAGTCAGTATTGACAAGGCCTTTAGCAACGCTAGTTTTTCAACCTTGAGCGAAGATCTAACAGACGTATTTGGTTTATTCGCTGAGGTTTTGCGAGAGCCAGCCTTTGCCCAAGAAAAAGTTGACTTTGCGAAAAAACAACGAGCCGGTGGCATTGCCCGCCGCAATGATTCTCCTGACTCGATTGGGGGACGAGAGTTTCGCAAACTGATGTACGGCGATGAGAGTCCCTATGCTCGGATTCAGGAGTACAGCACGCTTGCGAACATTGAACGTGATGATGTGCTGGATTTCTATAAGCAATACTTTCATCCCAACTGCATGATTTTAGGGGTGGTAGGTGACTTTGATTCGGCTGCAATGCTGGAGCTGATCAAGGCTAAGTTCGGAGACTGGCCAATGAAGCCGGGTGCCGTTGTGCCTGAAGCGCCAGGAGCATCTCAGGCAAAAGCCTCTGGAATTTTTTTGGTGGATCAGCCACAGCTCACGCAAAGCACGGTGCAGATTGGTCATGTCGGCGGGCAGTTGGATGACCCTGATATTTTTGCGCTGTTCGTGATGAATGAAGCGCTCAATAGCTTCGGCGGAAGGTTATTTAATGAGGTGAGATCGCGTCAAGGTTTAGCTTATTCGGTCTTCGCGGTTTGGAGCGCTAGGTACGACTATCCAGGCTTGTTTGTCTCAGGAGGGCAAACACGCTCTGAGACGACGGCAGCTTTTATTAAAGCAGTCAAAGCGGAACTGAATAAGGTGCGCCAAGCACCCCTCACGGAGACAGAAATTCAGCGGGCGAAGGATGCCATTCTCAACTCCTTTGTCTTCAATTTTGATGACCCTTCTGATACACTCACTCGCCTAATGCGATATGAGTACTATGGCTACCCGGAAGACTATATTTTTCGATATCAAAACGCTGTGAAAGAGATGACAGCCGAGAAGGTCCAGGCGGCGGCGCAAAGGCATCTACAGCCCGATCAGCTCGTCACAATTGTGGTGGGCAATGCCAAAGCAGTGCAGCCTGCACTCGAAGAGCTGGGGCCGGTGACGTCGGTAGATGTCACAATTCCGCCTCCACCGGCAGCGATACCAGTCCCTCCGGTTTCGTAG
- a CDS encoding YifB family Mg chelatase-like AAA ATPase, whose amino-acid sequence MLARVWSAALIGIDAIAVGVEVDVAGGLPGTVIVGLPDAAVQESRERVRAALRNSEFVFPMRRIVINLTPADLRKEGPSFDLPISIGILAASDQIDPQLLGDVLFLGEVSLDGALRPVTGVLPIAAAAKRMGYAGLVVPLANANEAAVVEGLDVYGFETLAEVSAFLNQPDASTPAQVQSNDAQYFHRPQLDLKDVKGQAHARRALEIAAAGGHNLVFVGPPGSGKTMLARRLPGILPPLAFDEALEVSKVHSVAGLLRDRGTLVRDRPFRSPHHSASGPALVGGGSYPRPGEISLAHRGILFLDELTEFKRDVLEFLRQPLEDGFVSISRARQSVTFPAEFTLVASTNPCPCGYYADPIQTCTCTPRQRENYWAKLSGPLMDRIDLQVAVSRLKPTEITQQAMGEATEPVRMRVQKACDLAQARFQDEPTLHCNAQMQSTHLRKWCVLDDATRQLLEAAIGRLGLSARATDRILKVARTIADLAESTDVQTAHVAEAIQYRTIDRLQ is encoded by the coding sequence ATGCTAGCTCGGGTGTGGAGTGCAGCTCTAATTGGAATAGATGCGATCGCAGTTGGCGTCGAAGTTGATGTCGCCGGTGGACTACCGGGTACCGTCATTGTCGGTCTGCCCGATGCCGCCGTCCAGGAATCTCGGGAACGAGTCAGAGCTGCACTCCGCAACTCTGAATTTGTCTTCCCCATGCGGCGAATCGTGATCAACCTAACCCCTGCCGATCTGCGAAAAGAAGGCCCCAGCTTTGACCTGCCCATTAGCATCGGCATTCTAGCCGCTTCTGATCAGATTGACCCACAGCTTTTGGGGGATGTGCTGTTTTTAGGTGAAGTCTCGTTAGATGGCGCACTGCGGCCAGTCACGGGCGTCTTGCCCATTGCAGCGGCAGCAAAACGGATGGGCTACGCCGGTCTAGTGGTGCCCTTGGCAAATGCTAATGAAGCTGCCGTTGTCGAGGGTTTAGACGTTTATGGCTTTGAGACCCTGGCCGAAGTCAGTGCTTTTTTGAATCAACCCGATGCCTCTACGCCCGCACAAGTTCAAAGCAACGATGCACAATACTTTCATAGACCTCAGCTCGACCTTAAAGATGTTAAAGGCCAAGCCCATGCCCGCCGAGCTTTAGAAATTGCCGCAGCAGGAGGTCATAATCTTGTCTTCGTTGGCCCCCCCGGCAGCGGTAAGACAATGCTGGCTCGACGGCTACCTGGCATTTTGCCTCCGCTTGCCTTCGATGAAGCTTTAGAAGTCTCTAAAGTCCACTCTGTTGCTGGTCTGCTTAGAGATCGCGGAACCTTAGTACGAGACCGTCCTTTTCGTAGCCCCCACCACTCCGCATCAGGCCCCGCATTGGTAGGGGGTGGCAGCTATCCACGGCCCGGAGAAATCTCCTTGGCGCACCGAGGTATCCTTTTTTTGGATGAGCTAACGGAATTTAAACGAGATGTTTTAGAGTTCCTACGGCAGCCACTAGAAGATGGGTTTGTCAGTATTTCTAGGGCCAGACAGTCGGTCACCTTCCCGGCTGAGTTTACACTGGTGGCCAGCACCAATCCATGCCCCTGTGGCTACTATGCCGATCCAATTCAGACCTGTACCTGTACGCCACGACAGCGCGAGAACTACTGGGCTAAGCTATCAGGCCCGCTGATGGACCGGATCGATCTGCAAGTTGCGGTCAGTCGATTGAAACCAACTGAAATTACACAGCAGGCGATGGGGGAAGCCACTGAACCCGTGCGGATGAGAGTACAGAAAGCCTGCGATCTCGCCCAAGCCCGATTCCAAGACGAGCCGACTCTACACTGCAATGCCCAAATGCAAAGCACTCATTTACGGAAGTGGTGCGTCCTAGACGACGCAACCCGCCAACTACTAGAAGCAGCCATTGGACGCCTGGGACTATCGGCACGGGCCACTGACAGAATCCTCAAAGTTGCTCGCACCATTGCTGACCTCGCAGAATCTACTGACGTGCAAACGGCTCATGTGGCCGAGGCCATTCAGTACCGAACCATTGACCGACTGCAGTAG
- the rfbC gene encoding dTDP-4-dehydrorhamnose 3,5-epimerase, whose protein sequence is MKIRKTALPGVLVIEPQIYKDSRGLFFESYHQERYREAGLRASFVQDNVSHSDKGVLRGLHYQLLHPQGKLVSVAAGEVFDVCVDIRQGSPTFGRWFSQILSAQNHWQMFVPAGFAHGFCVTSETAMFTYKCTNFYAPGDEYSIRWDDPTIGIDWPLDVPLLSGKDAEAPLLHEAKAQLPSWRSNDT, encoded by the coding sequence GTGAAGATTAGAAAGACGGCTCTACCGGGCGTACTCGTGATTGAACCCCAGATCTACAAAGATTCGCGAGGTTTATTTTTCGAGTCTTATCACCAGGAGCGGTACCGTGAGGCGGGCTTGCGTGCATCTTTTGTACAGGACAATGTTTCTCATTCTGACAAAGGTGTGCTGCGAGGCCTGCATTATCAGCTTTTGCATCCTCAAGGCAAGCTGGTGAGCGTTGCTGCTGGCGAAGTGTTTGATGTCTGCGTTGATATTCGCCAGGGATCGCCCACCTTCGGTCGATGGTTCAGCCAAATCTTATCGGCTCAAAACCATTGGCAAATGTTTGTTCCCGCCGGCTTTGCCCACGGATTTTGCGTCACCAGCGAGACAGCGATGTTCACCTATAAGTGTACGAACTTCTATGCGCCCGGCGACGAGTACAGCATTCGCTGGGATGACCCAACCATTGGCATTGATTGGCCTCTTGATGTCCCCCTGCTGTCTGGCAAGGATGCCGAAGCTCCCTTGCTCCATGAAGCTAAGGCGCAGTTACCAAGCTGGAGGTCCAATGACACTTGA
- a CDS encoding CPBP family intramembrane glutamic endopeptidase has product MSQFRLHRQRYQSLRFRRRQELALIGLVALAQKSLMTPNYQSKSFLQLVAVVLVVYIAPIVLMLVDIIPSEFKYHVLIGMSALLLLYGMVNGASLSSFGFTRRNLKPALTRVVPVSVLVAVVILALYFLRLFRSDSPSAHWSFYIFYIFVSASLQEFVYRGFLFHLLKKAHVSKVWTIVVSSALYGFMHIIFDIPAVFFTFLIGLFWGWAYEKDRNIYGVMISHSILGSLSLLANFS; this is encoded by the coding sequence ATGTCACAATTCCGCCTCCACCGGCAGCGATACCAGTCCCTCCGGTTTCGTAGAAGACAAGAGCTAGCGTTGATTGGCCTGGTCGCGCTGGCTCAAAAATCTCTCATGACGCCAAACTATCAATCGAAGTCGTTCCTCCAGCTCGTTGCAGTTGTCCTGGTCGTATATATCGCACCAATTGTACTGATGCTGGTGGATATCATTCCCTCTGAGTTCAAGTACCACGTTCTCATTGGGATGAGTGCCTTACTGTTGCTCTATGGCATGGTTAATGGCGCTTCTCTCAGCAGCTTCGGCTTTACCCGCAGGAATTTAAAGCCTGCCCTCACTAGGGTTGTACCTGTCAGCGTTCTGGTGGCGGTTGTTATCTTAGCTCTTTATTTTCTGAGGCTGTTTAGATCGGATAGCCCATCGGCTCACTGGTCGTTCTATATTTTTTATATCTTTGTCTCGGCGTCGCTTCAGGAGTTTGTCTACAGAGGATTTTTATTTCATCTGCTGAAGAAAGCCCACGTTAGCAAAGTTTGGACGATCGTGGTTTCCTCGGCTCTGTATGGATTTATGCATATTATCTTTGATATTCCAGCAGTGTTTTTCACCTTTCTGATTGGCCTGTTCTGGGGGTGGGCTTACGAGAAGGATCGGAATATCTACGGCGTGATGATTAGTCACTCTATTTTGGGGTCTTTGTCTTTGCTGGCGAACTTTTCTTGA
- a CDS encoding DUF2141 domain-containing protein, whose amino-acid sequence MWGQSCHPFGHVVRACLLTSALCISGSLPIASASSTSLTVRVNGFRSQSGQLCLSLYSKAKDFPSSTSGAMQAQCLNAETPTITFQNLSSGSYAVAVFHDANGDGTLNRNPIGIPTEGFGFSRNPRILTGPPAFSDSAVFVAGPGQNIDIKLNYML is encoded by the coding sequence ATGTGGGGCCAATCGTGCCACCCGTTTGGGCATGTCGTTCGTGCTTGCCTATTGACCAGCGCTCTTTGCATCTCAGGATCGCTACCGATAGCGTCGGCATCTAGTACAAGCTTAACGGTTCGAGTCAATGGCTTTCGCAGCCAGAGCGGTCAGCTTTGCTTAAGTCTTTATTCCAAAGCCAAGGACTTTCCGAGTAGTACCTCGGGGGCGATGCAAGCACAATGTCTCAACGCAGAGACACCGACAATCACTTTTCAGAACCTCAGCTCAGGCAGCTACGCTGTGGCGGTGTTCCATGATGCCAATGGCGACGGCACCCTCAACCGGAACCCCATTGGTATTCCCACCGAAGGGTTTGGCTTTTCTCGCAATCCTCGTATTTTGACAGGCCCTCCCGCCTTCTCTGACTCAGCCGTGTTTGTCGCCGGCCCAGGGCAAAATATCGATATCAAGCTGAACTATATGCTGTAG
- the leuB gene encoding 3-isopropylmalate dehydrogenase has protein sequence MTQQYRITLLPGDGIGPEIIAIATQSLKTVGAQLDLTFEFQEALIGGAAIEATGNPLPEETLQTCRDSDAVLLAAIGGYKWDSLPRNLRPETGLLGLRAGLELFANLRPAQILPQLIDASSLKRELVEGVDIMVVRELTGGAYFGQPKGIFETETGVKRGVNTIAYTEPEIDRIGRVAFETAQKRGGRLCSVDKANVLEVSQLWRDRISALAEDYPDVELSHLYVDNAAMQLVRAPKQFDTIVTSNLFGDILSDIAAMLTGSIGMLPSASLGASGPGVFEPVHGSAPDIAGQDLANPLAQVLSAAMMLRYGLNQPTAADRLEQAVLGVLEQGYRTGDIQSPGTTLVGCKEMGDALMQQLDSIA, from the coding sequence ATGACCCAACAGTACCGAATTACACTGCTTCCTGGCGATGGCATTGGACCTGAAATAATTGCGATCGCAACCCAGTCCCTTAAGACAGTGGGTGCTCAACTCGATCTCACCTTTGAGTTCCAAGAAGCCCTGATTGGCGGAGCCGCCATTGAGGCCACAGGCAACCCACTCCCCGAAGAAACGCTACAAACCTGCCGAGATAGCGACGCAGTTCTCCTTGCGGCCATCGGTGGCTACAAGTGGGATTCACTACCGCGCAACCTCCGCCCTGAAACGGGCCTGCTGGGTCTGAGAGCGGGGCTAGAGCTGTTTGCTAACCTGCGACCCGCCCAGATACTGCCGCAGCTCATTGACGCCTCCAGTCTCAAGCGAGAACTAGTAGAAGGCGTCGATATCATGGTGGTGCGGGAGCTGACGGGTGGAGCCTACTTCGGTCAGCCCAAGGGTATATTCGAAACGGAAACCGGCGTCAAGCGGGGCGTCAACACGATTGCTTACACCGAACCCGAAATTGATCGCATTGGTCGAGTCGCCTTCGAAACTGCGCAAAAACGCGGTGGCAGACTCTGTTCAGTGGATAAGGCAAACGTACTAGAAGTGTCGCAGCTGTGGCGAGATCGCATCTCCGCCCTCGCCGAAGACTATCCCGACGTAGAGCTGTCTCACCTATACGTCGATAACGCCGCAATGCAGCTTGTGCGCGCCCCCAAACAGTTCGACACCATCGTCACTAGCAACCTATTTGGTGACATCCTCTCAGACATTGCCGCCATGCTCACCGGCAGCATTGGCATGTTGCCTTCTGCCAGCCTCGGAGCCTCCGGTCCCGGTGTCTTTGAACCTGTTCATGGTTCTGCCCCAGACATTGCTGGTCAAGACTTAGCAAATCCCCTAGCTCAAGTCCTGAGCGCCGCGATGATGCTTCGATACGGCCTCAATCAGCCCACCGCTGCCGATCGGCTTGAGCAGGCCGTGCTAGGAGTTCTAGAGCAGGGCTATCGCACAGGCGACATTCAGTCCCCCGGTACAACTTTGGTGGGATGCAAGGAAATGGGAGATGCACTCATGCAGCAACTCGATTCAATCGCTTGA
- the priA gene encoding primosomal protein N', whose product MALTDPQPFSNSRGPFVEVLVDCPGAEKLFTYRLPPGLTIQTGDILSVPFGPQTVGGIAIRCFADLPEALATAQIREVVDLVSPSLFPDNYWSLLERVAQYYHAPLMAVIRVALPPGLLMRSQRRIRLSQRSIETQTLTPTAQKLIEVLQNSPNQDYTWTYLQRQVKGANQGLRELRQRGYVESYVQPQSHAQPKRQQVVTLLSSAAPDLTSRQQEVLVVLQQQGGEMWLQPFTELCHTTPKTLKTLEEKGCVAITLQERLRLEQSPFESDQAQTLTPDQEQALAVIQDLQGYHQVLLHGVTGSGKTEVYLQAIAPTLKRGQSVLVLVPEIGLTPQLTDRFRARFGDRVCVYHSALSDGERYDTWRQMLTETAQVVIGTRSAIFSPLPNLGMVILDEEHDTGYKQDRPAPCYHARTVARWRAEAEDCPLILGSATPSLESWATSQHLLPHTKSEPSNHHYLSLPQRVHARPMPPISIVDMRQELEQGNRSLFSRKLQAGLQQLHSGQQGLLFIHRRGHSTFVSCRSCGYVVECPHCSVSLTYHHNADIKQPLLRCHYCNFTQTQPAQCPDCSSPYFRFFGSGTQRVIEDLNRQFPDLRVLRFDSDTTRRKGAHRQLLDRFAAGEADLMVGTQMLTKGIDLPQVRFVGVLAADSLLNLPDFRASERTFQTLLQVAGRAGRGEHPGQVIMQTYNPDHPVIQAVQRYAYETTVDSELQQRAALQYPPYGQLIVLRLSSPSEERVEQTAQAIATYLVKQIEALGLEAAVLGPAPANILRVARRYRWQVLLKLPAIVDGMPAWTLPTSELQARCPKDVRLAIDVDPLTLL is encoded by the coding sequence GTGGCTTTGACTGACCCCCAACCTTTTTCTAACAGCCGTGGCCCCTTCGTAGAGGTACTGGTGGACTGTCCTGGTGCTGAGAAGCTGTTCACCTATCGGCTGCCGCCGGGCCTAACGATCCAGACCGGCGATATTCTCAGTGTTCCCTTCGGACCGCAAACAGTTGGCGGCATTGCCATTCGCTGCTTTGCTGATCTGCCAGAGGCGCTTGCCACGGCCCAGATTCGAGAGGTCGTCGATCTCGTCAGTCCCAGTCTTTTCCCAGACAATTACTGGTCGCTCTTAGAGCGGGTGGCACAGTACTATCATGCGCCGCTGATGGCAGTGATTCGCGTAGCGCTGCCGCCGGGATTGCTGATGCGATCGCAACGTCGAATCCGTTTAAGCCAACGCTCCATAGAGACTCAGACCCTAACGCCCACCGCTCAAAAGCTGATCGAAGTTCTACAGAACAGTCCCAACCAAGACTACACCTGGACCTATCTACAGCGTCAGGTTAAAGGTGCCAACCAAGGTCTACGCGAACTGCGTCAGCGGGGCTATGTCGAAAGCTATGTGCAACCCCAGTCCCATGCCCAACCCAAGCGTCAACAGGTTGTCACCTTATTGAGCAGCGCCGCACCTGATCTGACCTCAAGGCAACAAGAAGTCCTAGTCGTTTTGCAACAGCAGGGCGGAGAAATGTGGCTGCAGCCCTTTACCGAGCTGTGCCATACAACCCCGAAAACGCTGAAGACCCTTGAAGAAAAGGGCTGCGTTGCCATCACCCTCCAAGAGCGCTTACGCCTGGAGCAGAGTCCCTTTGAGTCTGACCAAGCTCAGACCTTAACCCCTGATCAAGAGCAGGCATTGGCCGTCATCCAGGACTTGCAGGGCTATCATCAAGTCCTGCTGCACGGTGTCACTGGCTCAGGAAAAACAGAAGTCTATCTACAGGCCATTGCCCCTACCTTAAAGCGGGGACAATCCGTGCTGGTGCTAGTGCCTGAGATAGGATTGACGCCCCAGTTAACCGATCGCTTTCGGGCTAGGTTTGGCGATCGTGTCTGTGTCTACCACAGCGCCCTCTCTGATGGCGAACGCTATGACACTTGGCGACAGATGCTAACCGAGACCGCTCAAGTTGTCATTGGTACCCGCTCCGCAATCTTTTCACCCTTGCCTAATTTGGGCATGGTGATCCTTGATGAAGAACATGATACTGGCTACAAGCAAGATCGCCCTGCTCCCTGCTACCACGCCCGAACCGTTGCCCGCTGGCGAGCAGAAGCCGAAGACTGCCCGCTCATTCTTGGTTCTGCGACCCCCTCCCTCGAAAGCTGGGCCACATCACAACATCTCTTGCCCCACACAAAATCTGAGCCATCCAATCATCACTATCTGTCGCTGCCCCAGCGCGTCCACGCTCGTCCCATGCCACCCATCTCCATTGTGGATATGCGGCAGGAACTAGAGCAGGGCAATCGTTCCCTGTTCAGCCGTAAGCTCCAGGCCGGTTTACAACAGCTCCACAGTGGGCAGCAGGGGCTCCTGTTTATTCATCGGCGGGGGCACAGTACCTTTGTCTCCTGTCGGAGCTGTGGCTACGTGGTTGAGTGTCCGCACTGCAGCGTATCGCTGACCTACCACCATAATGCTGACATCAAGCAGCCCCTGCTGCGCTGTCACTACTGCAACTTTACCCAGACTCAGCCTGCCCAATGTCCTGACTGCAGCTCTCCCTACTTCCGCTTTTTCGGTAGTGGAACGCAGCGGGTCATTGAAGATCTCAATCGCCAGTTCCCGGACCTACGGGTTTTACGATTTGATAGCGATACCACTCGCCGCAAAGGTGCCCACCGTCAGTTATTAGATCGATTTGCTGCCGGAGAAGCCGATCTGATGGTCGGAACTCAAATGCTCACGAAGGGCATTGATTTACCCCAAGTTCGGTTTGTCGGCGTTTTAGCCGCAGATAGTCTCCTAAATCTGCCCGACTTCCGGGCCAGCGAGCGCACCTTCCAAACGCTGCTGCAGGTAGCAGGGCGAGCCGGACGCGGTGAGCATCCGGGACAGGTGATCATGCAAACCTACAATCCTGACCATCCTGTTATTCAGGCCGTGCAGCGCTATGCCTATGAAACCACCGTAGACTCAGAACTTCAGCAGCGCGCAGCCTTACAGTACCCTCCCTACGGACAGCTCATTGTGCTGCGCCTCAGCAGCCCTAGTGAAGAACGCGTTGAACAAACAGCACAGGCCATCGCCACCTATCTGGTCAAACAAATCGAAGCGCTTGGCCTAGAAGCCGCCGTTTTAGGGCCTGCACCTGCCAATATTCTGCGTGTCGCGCGTCGATATCGCTGGCAAGTCTTGCTGAAGCTGCCAGCCATCGTTGACGGCATGCCTGCCTGGACCTTGCCTACCTCAGAACTACAGGCCCGTTGCCCCAAGGATGTCAGACTAGCCATAGATGTAGATCCCCTGACCCTACTGTGA
- a CDS encoding SCO family protein: MLFSVGIHAPAASAQSMLSSQPVTSQISKPQLFWAVPAFSLQDQDQHTLRQKDLLGQVWVASFIYTSCPDVCPLITRQMAALRDALATSNLLGDSVRLVSFSVDPRRDTPSVLRRYAQDFDAENVQEWSFVTGKPAQMLQLLTEGFHLIVEPNVQAVSGEQSQTHSAATDEIAHSNRAMVIDRCGQVRAIHPVLDPERFRQLVTDLNSVVQEASDCAATVG; encoded by the coding sequence TTGCTTTTTTCCGTGGGGATTCATGCGCCTGCTGCATCAGCGCAGTCCATGCTCTCTTCACAGCCTGTGACATCACAGATCTCAAAACCTCAGTTGTTCTGGGCTGTTCCCGCGTTCAGTCTGCAAGATCAAGATCAGCACACTCTGCGACAAAAAGATCTGTTGGGGCAGGTGTGGGTGGCTAGCTTCATCTACACGAGTTGTCCTGATGTCTGTCCTCTGATTACTCGGCAAATGGCGGCGCTGAGAGACGCGCTGGCGACCTCTAATTTGCTCGGAGATTCTGTGCGCTTGGTTTCTTTCTCGGTCGATCCTAGGCGAGACACCCCATCAGTGCTGCGCCGTTATGCTCAAGATTTTGATGCGGAGAACGTGCAGGAGTGGTCGTTCGTAACTGGGAAACCCGCTCAAATGCTCCAACTCTTAACAGAGGGGTTCCACCTAATTGTGGAGCCGAACGTCCAGGCTGTGTCAGGTGAGCAATCCCAAACTCATAGTGCCGCAACGGACGAAATTGCCCACTCTAACCGGGCAATGGTAATTGACCGCTGCGGACAGGTGAGGGCGATTCATCCGGTATTGGATCCCGAGCGCTTTCGCCAACTGGTGACGGATCTCAATTCTGTGGTGCAAGAAGCCAGCGATTGCGCGGCGACCGTTGGCTAA
- a CDS encoding Nif11-like leader peptide family natural product precursor has product MQTQTAQAFSQAIADSAELQARIRSMTSVGELMALTRELGFQFTGDDLKSLAQQAYQQWLSDLQPRSRPFFERLHADEPLTKRHQDCHSPDDVIALAAEYDFDLTEADLQQAAQAAASQDGFSFEKLWFKNLGMI; this is encoded by the coding sequence ATGCAAACCCAGACGGCACAGGCATTTAGTCAAGCAATTGCTGACTCTGCTGAGCTTCAGGCCAGAATTCGATCAATGACCTCTGTGGGTGAATTGATGGCTTTAACTCGTGAACTGGGCTTTCAGTTTACCGGTGATGACCTGAAAAGCTTGGCCCAGCAGGCCTATCAACAGTGGCTGAGTGATCTTCAACCCCGGAGTCGTCCATTTTTCGAACGCCTTCATGCTGATGAGCCATTAACGAAGCGACATCAAGACTGCCATTCACCAGATGATGTGATTGCCCTGGCAGCAGAATATGACTTTGACCTCACAGAGGCGGACCTGCAACAAGCAGCTCAAGCGGCAGCATCTCAAGATGGCTTTAGCTTTGAAAAACTCTGGTTCAAAAACCTTGGAATGATTTAG